One genomic region from Leptospira tipperaryensis encodes:
- the lsa25 gene encoding surface adhesin Lsa25, which yields MNKYKNIIILSIALSFFANCEEKPDDTTLGFINEDSKVLLAGMLFFTPYVADPASGTVTNTTTGLMWKICSQGQVLRVGANGTYDCEGINNSSTVIGRFGATLLQYCSLNLNDCNTISLPSVLVGQTPGFTGTSEAFTSCNQDRTGGYSNWRVPSFLELKALTVSGSLNALLIKFPNTVEDNYWSSWAKEDTVDTARAVNFTATHFGEETSFSKTSRYFVRCVRNLP from the coding sequence ATGAACAAATATAAGAATATTATAATACTCAGTATCGCACTTTCTTTCTTCGCCAATTGCGAGGAAAAACCTGACGATACGACTCTGGGCTTTATCAACGAGGACTCGAAGGTGCTTCTCGCTGGGATGCTATTTTTTACTCCCTACGTCGCGGATCCGGCTTCCGGAACCGTTACGAACACAACGACCGGTCTCATGTGGAAGATCTGTTCTCAAGGACAGGTTCTGCGGGTCGGCGCAAACGGAACTTACGATTGTGAAGGGATCAATAACAGTTCCACCGTCATCGGAAGGTTCGGAGCCACGCTACTTCAATACTGTTCTCTCAATCTGAACGACTGTAATACGATCTCTCTCCCTTCGGTTCTTGTCGGTCAAACTCCGGGATTTACCGGAACGAGCGAAGCCTTTACTTCGTGTAATCAGGATCGCACGGGCGGATATTCCAACTGGAGAGTTCCTTCTTTTCTGGAGTTGAAAGCTCTCACCGTTTCCGGAAGTTTGAACGCACTTCTCATTAAATTTCCGAATACAGTAGAGGACAACTATTGGAGTTCTTGGGCAAAAGAAGACACAGTAGATACGGCGCGGGCCGTTAATTTTACTGCGACTCACTTCGGAGAAGAGACCAGCTTTTCTAAGACAAGCAGATACTTTGTTCGTTGTGTAAGGAATCTTCCTTAA
- the omp85 gene encoding Omp85 family outer membrane protein: MIFFVSEVFSQENFTGCDKPEERKDLPFRIDRVKQMCKKDLDNKKEGWYPTGLPLINSDPNEGIGYGVRVYGYNNGKKTDPFFEYTPYRLRFFAQYFNTTKNAQYHQLSLDMPYIANTQWRLRADALLTITPTTLYFGVGESTLKPLSYQERNQPGAPQTNNAQYSAQESAFLYQRPGGPGDPIELGGRTYSGVPAGPAFNVTDRMYNRYTIQTPQLNFSSERSYFHGTVRLVAGFRFSNNIVQANDGKFVKAVDPIFDGTPLSTSGEVPNAKTRLTQDAEAGKILGYNGGYVNTAKVGLVYDTRDYEPDPNSGVFLEATYEKATKTIGSNFDFQKYFGHAKFFYSPFPKTFEKLVLASRFGFGVSDGDVPFFEYRNLWGTENTVSGLGGLRTLRGYKQDRFVGRAMGFGTVEVRWKFYDFSVGGEYFALNLVPFWDFGRVWNDEHKAGLQDYKYSQGMGLRIAWNQATIIMIDYAVSREDKQLFVNFSHVF; encoded by the coding sequence ATGATCTTTTTTGTTTCCGAGGTTTTTTCTCAGGAAAATTTTACCGGTTGTGATAAGCCTGAAGAAAGAAAGGATCTTCCTTTTCGGATTGATCGTGTCAAACAGATGTGTAAGAAGGATCTGGACAACAAGAAAGAAGGTTGGTATCCCACCGGACTTCCACTCATCAACTCGGATCCAAACGAAGGAATCGGATACGGAGTTAGGGTCTACGGTTATAACAACGGTAAGAAGACCGATCCTTTTTTTGAATATACTCCGTATAGACTTCGCTTTTTTGCACAATATTTTAATACGACAAAGAATGCGCAGTATCACCAGTTAAGTTTAGACATGCCTTATATTGCCAACACGCAGTGGAGATTGCGTGCGGACGCACTTCTTACGATCACTCCTACGACCTTGTATTTCGGAGTGGGGGAATCTACTCTCAAACCTCTGAGTTATCAGGAAAGAAATCAACCCGGAGCTCCGCAGACAAATAACGCACAATATAGCGCGCAAGAATCCGCGTTCTTATACCAGAGACCGGGCGGTCCTGGGGATCCGATCGAACTCGGCGGAAGGACGTATTCGGGAGTTCCCGCGGGTCCGGCGTTTAACGTTACGGATCGTATGTACAACCGTTATACGATTCAAACTCCTCAGTTGAATTTTAGTTCGGAACGTTCTTATTTTCACGGAACCGTAAGACTTGTGGCGGGCTTTCGTTTTTCGAATAACATCGTCCAGGCGAACGACGGAAAGTTTGTGAAGGCAGTGGATCCGATTTTTGACGGAACCCCTCTGAGCACTTCCGGTGAAGTTCCAAATGCGAAGACAAGATTGACCCAGGACGCGGAAGCCGGGAAAATTTTGGGGTATAACGGCGGTTATGTGAACACCGCAAAGGTCGGTTTGGTTTACGATACGAGGGACTACGAACCCGATCCAAACTCCGGAGTTTTTTTAGAAGCCACATACGAGAAGGCGACGAAGACGATCGGTTCTAATTTTGATTTTCAGAAATATTTCGGACACGCAAAATTCTTCTATAGTCCCTTTCCAAAGACGTTTGAAAAGTTAGTTTTGGCCTCCCGTTTCGGTTTCGGAGTTTCGGACGGGGACGTTCCGTTTTTTGAATATAGAAATTTATGGGGAACCGAGAACACAGTCTCCGGTTTAGGCGGTCTCAGAACTCTTCGCGGTTACAAACAGGATCGATTCGTAGGACGAGCGATGGGTTTTGGAACCGTGGAAGTTCGTTGGAAGTTCTACGATTTCTCCGTGGGTGGGGAATACTTCGCGCTCAACTTGGTTCCTTTTTGGGATTTCGGTCGAGTTTGGAACGACGAACACAAAGCCGGTCTACAAGATTATAAATATTCTCAGGGGATGGGTTTACGGATCGCCTGGAATCAGGCGACGATCATCATGATCGACTACGCGGTCTCGAGAGAAGATAAACAGTTATTCGTAAACTTCAGCCACGTATTCTAA